From a single Aestuariibius sp. HNIBRBA575 genomic region:
- a CDS encoding thiazole synthase: MQIYGTEIQSRLLLGTAQYPSPAILLQAIEASETDIVTVSLRRETADGSGRGFFAELQKSNCRILPNTAGCHTAQEAITTAQMARDVFETNWIKLEVIGHSDTLQPDVFELVKAATELAADGFQVFPYTTDDLVVGEKLIDAGCEVLMPWGAPIGSGQGLRNPDALRAMRAHFVDVPLIVDAGIGRPSDAAMAMELGMDAVLLNTAVAKAGNPVDMAAAMAMAIKAGQLGYQADPMEPRDMAVPSTPILGMAVLA, translated from the coding sequence ATGCAGATTTACGGCACCGAAATTCAATCTCGGCTTTTGTTGGGGACCGCGCAATACCCATCCCCGGCCATTTTGTTGCAAGCGATCGAGGCCAGCGAAACCGACATCGTCACAGTATCCCTGCGCCGTGAAACCGCGGATGGATCCGGGCGTGGCTTCTTTGCGGAATTGCAAAAATCCAACTGCCGAATTTTGCCAAACACCGCCGGATGTCACACCGCCCAAGAGGCCATCACAACCGCGCAAATGGCGCGTGACGTGTTTGAAACCAACTGGATCAAACTCGAAGTGATCGGCCATTCCGACACATTGCAACCCGATGTGTTTGAACTGGTCAAAGCGGCGACGGAACTGGCCGCTGATGGGTTCCAAGTGTTTCCCTATACGACAGATGATTTGGTGGTAGGCGAAAAACTGATCGATGCGGGCTGCGAGGTTTTGATGCCTTGGGGGGCTCCGATCGGATCAGGGCAGGGGTTGCGCAACCCGGATGCGCTGCGCGCGATGCGGGCCCATTTCGTGGATGTTCCGCTGATCGTGGATGCCGGAATAGGCCGCCCATCTGACGCTGCCATGGCGATGGAATTGGGGATGGATGCGGTGCTGCTGAACACGGCCGTCGCCAAGGCGGGCAACCCGGTAGACATGGCCGCAGCGATGGCGATGGCGATCAAGGCAGGACAGTTGGGGTATCAGGCCGATCCAATGGAACCACGCGACATGGCTGTGCCGTCCACTCCGATTTTGGGAATGGCCGTTCTGGCCTAA
- a CDS encoding thiamine phosphate synthase, which produces MEKFYLIVGHVNRLELLIPHGVKLVQLRIKDQPEDEIRRQIIRARDLCAVYGTQLVINDYWQAALDLRCQFIHLGQEDMDNVDFAALRRAGVRFGLSTHDEAELDRAMSYDPAYVALGPVYPTLLKEMKWAPQGLDRVRRWKSMVGNTSLVAIGGLTLDRLPGVFAAGADSAAVVTDIQQSPTPEAQTQAWVQACAS; this is translated from the coding sequence ATGGAAAAGTTCTACCTGATTGTTGGGCATGTAAACCGGCTGGAATTGCTGATCCCGCATGGGGTGAAATTGGTGCAATTGCGGATCAAAGATCAGCCAGAGGATGAAATTCGCCGTCAAATCATCCGGGCACGCGATCTATGCGCCGTTTACGGAACGCAGTTGGTGATCAATGATTATTGGCAGGCCGCATTGGATTTGCGATGCCAATTTATTCATTTGGGCCAAGAGGATATGGACAATGTCGACTTTGCCGCCTTGCGTCGGGCGGGGGTCAGATTTGGCCTATCAACCCATGACGAAGCAGAGCTGGACCGCGCGATGTCATATGATCCGGCATATGTGGCATTGGGGCCGGTTTATCCAACCTTGTTAAAGGAAATGAAGTGGGCACCGCAGGGGCTGGACCGGGTGCGGCGCTGGAAATCCATGGTTGGAAACACGTCCTTGGTTGCGATTGGCGGGCTGACGCTTGACCGGTTGCCGGGGGTTTTTGCCGCTGGGGCCGACAGTGCCGCCGTGGTGACCGACATTCAACAATCCCCAACCCCAGAAGCGCAAACTCAGGCTTGGGTTCAGGCCTGCGCGTCATGA
- the thiC gene encoding phosphomethylpyrimidine synthase ThiC, with product MNVPNPKITTGEMPASRKIYVKGTIHPDLRVPLREISVHPTAGEAPLPVYDASGPYTDPAILTDIQQGLAPLRRDWIIARGDVEEYEGRDIIPADNGFVEGSHLTPEYPVKPTPLRAKDGQAVTQLAYARAGIITPEMEFIAIRENQMRDAAVEPRDGNDWGANIPDYVTPEFVRSEVAAGRAIIPANINHPEIEPMIIGRNFLVKINANMGTSAVSSSMEEEVDKMVWSIRWGADTVMDLSTGRNIHNTREWIIRNSPVPIGTVPIYQALEKVNGIAEDLTWDVFRDTLIEQAEQGVDYFTIHAGVRLHMVPMTVDRVTGIVSRGGSIMAKWCLHHHKESFLYEHFEEICDICRKYDVSFSLGDGLRPGSIADANDDAQFAELETLGELTKIAWAKDCQVMIEGPGHVAMHKIKENMDKQLECCDEAPFYTLGPLTTDIAPGYDHITSGIGAAMIGWFGCAMLCYVTPKEHLGLPDRDDVKTGVITYKIAAHAADLAKGLPGAQRRDDALSRARFEFRWEDQFNLSLDPDTAREFHDQTLPKEAHKVAHFCSMCGPKFCSMRISHDIRAEAQKEGMEAMTQKYREGGDLYMPVSDVQSEPAE from the coding sequence ATGAACGTCCCTAATCCTAAAATCACCACGGGTGAAATGCCCGCTTCGCGCAAGATTTACGTCAAAGGCACAATCCACCCGGATTTGCGTGTACCGTTGCGCGAAATTTCGGTGCATCCCACCGCAGGCGAGGCGCCGTTGCCGGTATATGACGCCTCTGGCCCCTATACCGATCCTGCAATTTTGACCGACATTCAGCAGGGGCTGGCCCCGTTGCGGCGGGACTGGATCATCGCGCGCGGGGATGTCGAAGAATACGAAGGCCGCGACATTATCCCTGCAGATAATGGGTTTGTCGAAGGCAGCCATCTGACCCCGGAATACCCGGTAAAACCCACGCCGCTGCGCGCCAAGGATGGGCAGGCCGTGACGCAATTGGCCTATGCCCGCGCCGGTATCATTACGCCAGAAATGGAATTTATCGCCATTCGCGAAAACCAAATGCGCGACGCAGCTGTTGAGCCGCGCGATGGCAACGATTGGGGGGCCAACATTCCCGATTACGTGACGCCCGAATTTGTCCGCTCAGAAGTGGCCGCCGGCCGCGCGATTATCCCTGCCAACATCAACCACCCCGAAATTGAGCCGATGATCATTGGCCGCAACTTCTTGGTGAAAATCAACGCCAATATGGGCACGTCTGCGGTGTCGTCTTCGATGGAAGAAGAGGTCGACAAAATGGTCTGGTCGATCCGTTGGGGCGCCGACACGGTGATGGATCTGTCCACGGGGCGCAACATTCACAACACCCGTGAATGGATCATCCGCAACAGCCCCGTGCCGATCGGGACCGTCCCGATCTATCAGGCGCTGGAAAAGGTGAACGGCATCGCCGAAGACCTGACATGGGATGTGTTCCGCGACACCTTGATCGAACAGGCCGAACAAGGCGTGGATTATTTCACCATCCATGCCGGTGTGCGTCTACATATGGTGCCGATGACGGTGGACCGCGTCACTGGGATCGTGTCGCGCGGCGGGTCGATCATGGCCAAATGGTGCCTGCATCATCACAAAGAAAGCTTCCTCTATGAGCATTTCGAAGAGATCTGCGACATCTGCCGTAAATACGACGTGTCGTTCAGTCTTGGGGATGGGCTGCGTCCGGGGTCGATTGCGGATGCCAATGACGATGCGCAATTTGCCGAATTGGAAACGCTGGGCGAATTGACCAAAATCGCGTGGGCCAAGGATTGTCAGGTCATGATCGAAGGCCCCGGCCACGTGGCCATGCATAAGATCAAGGAAAACATGGACAAACAGCTGGAATGCTGTGACGAGGCACCGTTTTACACGCTTGGGCCGCTGACCACGGATATCGCGCCGGGTTATGACCACATCACCAGCGGTATCGGGGCTGCGATGATTGGCTGGTTCGGCTGCGCGATGCTGTGCTACGTGACCCCCAAGGAACATCTGGGTCTGCCGGATCGGGATGATGTAAAAACCGGGGTGATCACCTATAAAATCGCGGCTCATGCGGCGGATTTGGCCAAAGGATTGCCGGGTGCGCAACGCCGTGACGATGCGCTGTCACGGGCGCGGTTCGAATTCCGTTGGGAGGATCAGTTCAACCTGTCCCTTGATCCCGACACGGCCCGTGAATTCCACGATCAGACCCTGCCCAAAGAGGCGCACAAAGTCGCGCATTTCTGTTCCATGTGTGGGCCGAAATTCTGTTCGATGCGGATCAGTCACGACATCCGTGCCGAAGCACAAAAAGAGGGCATGGAGGCCATGACGCAGAAATACCGCGAGGGCGGTGACCTGTATATGCCGGTGTCTGATGTGCAATCCGAGCCAGCGGAATGA
- a CDS encoding LysR substrate-binding domain-containing protein — translation MDTDGLRLFVLAAEKLNISAAGRELGLAPAVASARLAKLEHTLGADLLHRSTRKVALSLEGSEFLPFAREMLAQEQAARAALGQGQATPTGTLRFTAPSTFAQQYIAPILPEFLAKYPDIMLDLRLSDSRFDLIEGSFDLAIRNAAMEDTSLKGRKLADDVRVLCASPGYLAELGVPECADDLNTHHLIAFANQTPRPLARDDGQIAVFDPRAASGRMTIDDGQCQKLVTMAGAGISINSLWSVHQELRDGSLIRVLPEYVMSDSSKLWLVYPKANVLSAKVRVLIDFLLENIGKNPVWDQE, via the coding sequence ATGGACACAGATGGCCTGCGCCTGTTCGTTTTAGCGGCGGAAAAGCTTAATATCAGTGCGGCGGGGCGTGAACTTGGGCTTGCCCCTGCGGTTGCCAGTGCCCGGCTGGCCAAGCTGGAACACACATTGGGCGCGGACCTGCTGCATCGATCAACTCGCAAGGTGGCCCTGTCGCTGGAAGGGTCCGAATTTCTGCCCTTTGCACGCGAAATGTTGGCCCAGGAACAGGCCGCCCGCGCCGCATTGGGGCAAGGTCAGGCAACCCCTACCGGGACCTTGCGCTTCACCGCCCCCAGCACCTTTGCACAGCAATATATCGCGCCGATCCTACCGGAATTTCTAGCCAAATATCCGGACATTATGCTTGATTTGCGCCTGTCAGACAGCCGCTTTGATCTGATCGAAGGCAGTTTTGATCTGGCGATCCGAAATGCTGCGATGGAAGATACCAGCCTAAAGGGACGTAAATTGGCCGATGATGTTCGGGTTCTGTGCGCGTCCCCGGGATATCTGGCCGAACTTGGAGTGCCAGAATGCGCGGATGATTTGAACACCCATCACCTGATCGCATTTGCCAATCAGACCCCGCGCCCATTGGCGCGCGACGACGGACAGATTGCGGTGTTTGATCCACGCGCGGCGTCCGGGCGCATGACCATTGATGATGGGCAATGCCAGAAACTGGTTACGATGGCAGGTGCCGGAATTTCGATAAATTCTCTCTGGAGTGTGCATCAGGAATTGCGCGACGGATCGCTTATCCGCGTTTTGCCGGAATATGTGATGTCGGATTCATCGAAACTGTGGTTGGTCTATCCCAAGGCCAATGTTTTATCCGCCAAAGTGCGGGTATTGATCGACTTTCTGTTGGAAAACATCGGGAAAAACCCGGTCTGGGATCAAGAGTGA
- the thiS gene encoding sulfur carrier protein ThiS: MNITVNAVPHNVTATILAEILVELGYANPATATALNGQFVPRTARDTVRVSDGDQLEILAPMQGG, encoded by the coding sequence ATGAACATCACAGTGAACGCTGTTCCGCATAACGTGACAGCCACAATATTGGCCGAAATTCTGGTTGAGCTTGGCTATGCAAACCCGGCTACGGCCACCGCCCTAAATGGGCAATTTGTGCCCCGCACTGCGCGCGATACCGTGCGCGTTAGCGACGGCGATCAGCTCGAAATTCTTGCCCCAATGCAAGGAGGCTAG
- a CDS encoding ThiF family adenylyltransferase: protein MNRYARQMILPEIGQAGQDRLRDARVLVVGAGGLGCPALQYLVGAGVGQITIIDPDHVEETNLHRQPLFKMSDLGTPKAEAAAAHLQAANPDVHLRAFVASLNPGNASDLVRNSDVVVDAADSFAVSYILSDTCQDLGVPFVSASALGFTGYVGAFCATAPSLRAVFPDLPSRSATCASVGVLGPVVGTIGAIQAQITLQILLKLDPSPLGQMTRIDLQNLRFGGFDFRSAPEPETQIPFISTSAITASDQVVELRDMSEFSDKIAPQAQRIDVADIDRFQPEQDRRVVLVCATGLRAWRAANMLIQANHTNLALLAARANS, encoded by the coding sequence ATGAACCGATATGCACGTCAGATGATTTTGCCCGAGATTGGGCAAGCAGGGCAGGATCGGCTGCGCGATGCCCGTGTTTTGGTTGTCGGCGCGGGCGGGCTTGGCTGTCCGGCGCTGCAATATCTGGTTGGGGCCGGTGTGGGGCAGATCACGATCATAGATCCCGATCATGTCGAAGAAACCAATTTGCACCGCCAGCCATTGTTTAAAATGTCCGATCTCGGAACGCCCAAGGCAGAGGCAGCGGCGGCCCATTTGCAGGCGGCCAATCCCGATGTTCACCTTCGGGCTTTCGTCGCGTCCCTCAATCCGGGAAACGCATCTGATTTGGTGCGCAACTCGGATGTGGTTGTTGATGCTGCGGACAGTTTTGCAGTGTCGTATATCTTATCTGATACCTGCCAAGATTTGGGCGTGCCTTTTGTGTCGGCCAGTGCGTTGGGGTTCACCGGATATGTCGGCGCATTTTGCGCGACGGCCCCTTCATTGCGCGCCGTGTTCCCGGATTTGCCCAGCCGCAGCGCAACCTGTGCCAGCGTTGGGGTTTTAGGGCCGGTTGTCGGCACCATCGGCGCAATTCAGGCGCAAATTACGTTGCAGATATTGCTGAAACTTGATCCAAGCCCGCTGGGGCAGATGACCCGCATTGACCTGCAAAACCTGCGGTTCGGGGGATTTGATTTCCGTTCAGCCCCAGAGCCAGAAACACAAATCCCGTTCATATCAACATCTGCAATTACCGCCTCAGATCAGGTGGTTGAGCTGCGGGATATGTCAGAGTTCTCCGATAAAATCGCCCCCCAGGCACAGCGCATTGACGTGGCCGATATCGACAGGTTTCAGCCGGAACAGGATCGCCGGGTCGTTTTGGTCTGTGCCACGGGATTGCGGGCATGGCGTGCTGCAAATATGTTGATCCAGGCCAATCATACGAACCTTGCTCTGCTCGCCGCGCGGGCCAATTCATGA
- a CDS encoding FAD-dependent oxidoreductase: MITIAGAGVAGLACALELAKRGRSVTIYETGNGPSDNKCSWFAGGMLAPYCEGESAEDVVVQLGMGAVDWWDDITPVNRSGSLAVAQPRDRADLSRFARRTTKHQLINADQLAELEPALTGRFTNGLFFKDEAHLNPRRALIDLTDRVLALGVDIRYGTPAPDHVDVDCRGLAADQPDMRPVRGEMAILYAPDVTITRTVRLLHPRIPLYLVPRAGGQYMVGATMIESDRTGAITVRSLLELLGAAFALHPGLGEAEVIETGVGLRPAYRDNIPRVTRHGDTFHVNGLYRHGFLLAPALAAQLAAHFIQENADEHHSERCSA, from the coding sequence ATGATCACCATCGCCGGGGCCGGTGTGGCCGGGTTGGCTTGCGCTTTGGAATTGGCAAAACGCGGCCGGTCCGTCACGATCTATGAAACCGGCAATGGGCCATCGGACAACAAATGTTCATGGTTCGCCGGTGGCATGCTGGCCCCATATTGCGAAGGTGAATCCGCCGAAGATGTCGTCGTGCAACTGGGGATGGGGGCCGTTGATTGGTGGGATGACATCACACCGGTCAATCGGTCTGGGTCGCTGGCCGTCGCCCAACCCCGGGACCGCGCGGATCTGTCCCGGTTTGCGCGGCGCACTACAAAACATCAGTTGATAAACGCGGATCAACTGGCTGAACTGGAACCGGCCTTAACGGGGCGGTTCACAAATGGCTTGTTTTTCAAAGACGAGGCGCATCTTAATCCACGTCGCGCGTTGATTGATTTGACCGATCGAGTTTTGGCGCTGGGCGTTGATATTCGGTATGGCACACCCGCCCCGGATCACGTTGATGTTGATTGTCGGGGGCTGGCGGCGGATCAGCCGGATATGCGTCCGGTGCGCGGCGAAATGGCCATTCTTTATGCGCCAGACGTGACGATCACACGCACGGTTCGTCTGCTGCATCCACGTATTCCGCTCTACCTCGTGCCGCGCGCGGGGGGGCAATATATGGTGGGGGCAACCATGATCGAAAGTGACCGCACTGGGGCCATTACAGTGCGATCATTGTTGGAATTGTTGGGGGCGGCATTTGCCTTGCATCCCGGTCTGGGCGAGGCAGAGGTGATCGAAACCGGGGTCGGATTGCGGCCCGCATATCGCGATAACATCCCGCGTGTCACCCGCCATGGCGATACCTTCCATGTGAACGGGCTTTATCGACATGGGTTTTTATTAGCCCCGGCTTTGGCTGCGCAGCTTGCGGCGCATTTTATTCAGGAAAACGCAGATGAACATCACAGTGAACGCTGTTCCGCATAA
- a CDS encoding hydroxymethylpyrimidine/phosphomethylpyrimidine kinase, with amino-acid sequence MTSVLCIGGTDSSGGAGLLRDAGVAQDLGFVAKPVVTCVTAQSNFAVHQILPMPTDLITAQIDAAFDDTPPKAVKIGMVGGADMAGAIVSALRGRDIPIVFDPVLKASSGGELSDQNGLHSLIAISTLVTPNAIEAAHLTGIKAEADLAGPTAQAEVLMKMGAHAVMIKGGHIQGDICSDRLFFRDKSTSFDAPRLSQNRRGTGCTLASAIACNLAAGYPLTQACARAKTYVHRWIASAEPNFGSGAT; translated from the coding sequence ATGACCTCCGTTTTATGTATCGGGGGCACCGATAGCAGCGGCGGCGCAGGGCTTTTGCGTGATGCTGGTGTCGCGCAGGATTTGGGATTTGTGGCCAAACCCGTAGTGACCTGCGTGACGGCGCAATCCAATTTTGCAGTGCATCAAATATTGCCGATGCCAACAGATCTGATCACAGCGCAAATAGACGCGGCGTTTGATGACACGCCCCCAAAAGCGGTCAAAATAGGGATGGTTGGCGGGGCTGACATGGCCGGTGCAATTGTGTCCGCGTTGCGGGGCCGGGACATTCCGATTGTGTTTGACCCGGTGTTAAAGGCCAGCTCTGGGGGGGAACTCTCTGATCAAAATGGCCTGCATTCTCTGATCGCGATCAGCACGTTGGTCACGCCCAACGCGATCGAAGCAGCGCACTTAACCGGGATAAAAGCCGAGGCAGACCTCGCGGGTCCCACAGCCCAAGCTGAGGTTTTGATGAAAATGGGTGCGCATGCGGTGATGATCAAAGGCGGGCATATTCAGGGGGACATTTGCAGTGATCGCTTGTTTTTCCGCGATAAATCCACGTCATTTGATGCGCCGCGCCTGTCACAAAACCGTCGAGGGACCGGATGCACCCTGGCCAGCGCGATTGCGTGTAATCTGGCCGCGGGTTACCCCTTAACCCAGGCATGCGCGCGCGCCAAAACATATGTGCACAGATGGATTGCCAGTGCGGAGCCCAACTTTGGGTCTGGCGCGACCTGA